The Salvia miltiorrhiza cultivar Shanhuang (shh) chromosome 1, IMPLAD_Smil_shh, whole genome shotgun sequence genome has a window encoding:
- the LOC131009347 gene encoding late blight resistance protein R1-A-like, whose translation MNSLDLYEGLQRVIEDMDLIKREAKVILTDKLKVGDQLQIRFSATVSSSTGQKSTMVGFDDVLLELMDKLTTGPLDCHVIPIVGMGGIGKTTLAKNIYAHSIIKEHFDVCAWAKISQQYNSREILCELVYQANKEGNLKLRKMREDEVGLALHKNLSHRRFLIVLDDMWSVEAWEKIQRFFPDNSNSSRIVVTTRLSNLSSQLDNNNYSLEVKFLDKVSSWNLFSKIVFGEKSCPLELEKVGRKIVENCRGLPLSIVVTGGLLEKQEHTKECWESFGRHLSSVVNLENDEHCLKILKLSYDHLPVHLKPCFLYMGVFEEDREIRATKIIKLWVSEGFLKPVSGKSLETIARECLKDLIDRNLILDMLGTTGNVKYCIIHDLLRDLCLIEARKERFYHVVGGTYSQRRIVIPRSTSKERVIDALESKPLARSYISDNATIRRLPNSRFLRILEAYERYGNQYFGHSYVLRNMFEFVNSRYLAVGAHRHAKLPTSIDQLWNLQTLIVAHPRKVDAPVEIWKMPQLRHVIFYKRELRLPDPPSEHFVIMENLQTLKGIRNFKCDQEVVKRIPNIKKLGLTYSKDKGIGVHDDDYDYYCLGNFECLLKLESLSCKGSRFDDYVHMATFPHCLRKLSLEAILFYWQEVLEKISWLPLLEKLELTCGHFRGGEWETKEGGFRSLKFLSLNFCFNFEQWTTESSHFPCLEHLYLRGLEKLKEIPTEIGDIVTLRSIVLDFCCESAEESTRQVVEKQEELQREIAVVVRRMNRELDTYKVLKHGFKAKISRKLAQSI comes from the coding sequence ATGAATTCCTTGGACTTGTATGAAGGCCTGCAGAGGGTGATAGAAGACATGGATTTGATCAAGAGAGAAGCGAAGGTGATCCTCACAGACAAGCTCAAAGTCGGAGATCAGTTGCAGATACGTTTCTCTGCGACTGTATCTTCCTCCACTGGGCAGAAAAGCACAATGGTGGGCTTCGATGATGTCTTGCTTGAACTCATGGATAAGCTCACCACGGGGCCGCTCGATTGCCACGTCATCCCTATTGTGGGGATGGGCGGAATTGGTAAGACTACTCTTGCCAAAAATATTTATGCACACTCAATAATTAAGGAGCATTTTGATGTTTGTGCTTGGGCTAAAATCTCTCAACAATATAACTCGAGAGAAATTCTTTGCGAACTTGTTTATCAAGCCAATAAAGAAGGCAACttaaaattgagaaaaatgaGGGAAGATGAAGTAGGGCTAGCACTCCACAAAAATCTATCACATAGAAGGTTCTTGATTGTgttggatgatatgtggagtgtTGAGGCATGGGAGAAGATACAACGCTTTTTTCCAGACAATAGTAATAGTAGTCGGATAGTGGTGACAACTAGGTTATCCAATTTGAGTTCTCAATTGGATAACAACAACTATAGCCTTGAAGTGAAATTTCTAGATAAGGTTAGTAGTTGGAATTTGTTCTCCAAAATTGTGTTTGGGGAGAAAAGCTGCCCTCTTGAACTCGAGAAAGTCGGAAGGAAGATAGTAGAGAATTGCAGAGGACTTCCATTGTCAATTGTTGTGACGGGAGGTCTTTTGGAAAAACAGGAGCATACAAAAGAATGTTGGGAATCTTTTGGGAGGCACTTAAGCTCAGTAGTGAATTTGGAGAACGATGAACATTGcttgaaaatattgaaattgagCTACGACCATTTGCCGGTTCATCTAAAGCCATGCTTTCTTTATATGGGAGTGTTTGAGGAAGATAGAGAAATTCGAGCTACAAAAATAATCAAGCTATGGGTTTCTGAAGGATTTCTAAAGCCAGTAAGCGGGAAAAGTTTGGAAACAATTGCACGAGAGTGCTTAAAGGATCTGATTGATAGAAATCTGATTCTAGATATGTTGGGAACAACTGGAAATGTTAAGTACTGCATAATTCATGACTTGTTGAGAGATCTATGCTTGATAGAAGCTCGAAAGGAGAGGTTTTATCATGTGGTGGGAGGTACATATAGCCAACGCCGCATTGTTATTCCCAGAAGTACTTCCAAAGAGAGGGTCATTGACGCCTTGGAATCAAAGCCACTCGCCCGTTCCTATATAAGCGACAATGCAACTATTCGACGGCTGCCCAACTCGAGATTCTTGAGAATATTGGAAGCATATGAGAGATATGGAAATCAATATTTTGGGCATAGTTATGTTTTAAGGAATATGTTTGAGTTTGTAAACTCGCGGTATCTTGCTGTTGGAGCTCATCGTCACGCGAAACTGCCTACTTCCATCGATCAGCTGTGGAATCTGCAGACGTTGATCGTTGCTCATCCAAGGAAAGTGGATGCACCGGTTGAGATTTGGAAGATGCCTCAACTTAGGCATGTCATCTTCTATAAACGGGAATTGCGTCTCCCAGATCCTCCTAGTGAGCACTTTGTGATCATGGAGAATCTGCAGACGCTCAAGGGGATAAGGAATTTCAAGTGCGATCAAGAGGTGGTAAAGAGAATTCCTAATATCAAGAAATTGGGATTGACATATAGCAAGGATAAGGGGATTGGGGTGCatgatgatgattatgattACTATTGTTTAGGAAATTTCGAATGTTTGCTTAAATTGGAATCTCTTAGCTGCAAGGGTAGTCGATTTGATGATTATGTGCACATGGCAACCTTCCCACACTGTCTAAGGAAGTTGAGTCTTGAAGCAATTCTGTTTTATTGGCAAGAAGTGTTGGAAAAGATAAGTTGGTTGCCCCTTCTTGAGAAGCTTGAATTGACGTGTGGACACTTTAGAGGAGGCGAGTGGGAAACGAAAGAAGGTGGATTCCGCAGCCTCAAATTCTTGTCGTTGAACTTTTGTTTCAACTTTGAGCAGTGGACGACGGAGAGCTCTCACTTCCCATGCCTTGAGCACCTTTATCTTCGCGGATTAGAAAAGTTGAAGGAGATCCCTACAGAGATCGGGGATATAGTGACGCTCCGGTCAATTGTGTTGGATTTTTGCTGTGAATCAGCGGAGGAATCTACGAGACAGGTGGTGGAGAAACAAGAGGAATTACAAAGAGAGATTGCAGTTGTGGTCAGGAGGATGAACCGAGAGTTGGACACATACAAAGTTTTAAAACATGGGTTTAAAGCAAAAATAAGCAGGAAATTAGCACAAAGTATCTAA